AAAGGTACTTAGCTTAGCAATACAGTACAGCACTACAAACAATACTATGCGACAAAGGGGTTAAACACTAAAATTAAGTCGTGACTAAATACTGTACATAAAGCGTGTCTCTAGCTGCCTTTTAAACCAATTATAGGGCATAAAAACACTAGCACTAGTCGGACACACAAAAATTGCTCTTGCGTCAATATAACTTACCAACCGGATGTGAGGTGGCTTCCAGAGAGCAAGCCAAAGATAAACACGTATACAGGAGAAAAGGGGGGTGAGGATAATAAATATTACAGGGAGGGTGTTGTGAAAGAGCTGAAATGGAGTAGCTGGTGAGAATATACAGTTCTAGTAAGCAGGGATACATCCGTCAAATGAACTAAGGAGAAAGTCTGCCGCAGACATCGAGTGGGTGAGTCCCGCAGAGGAGTGACAGCTGCAACGATAGCAGCTAGCTGGCTAACGCTAGCTAACGCTGGCTAACTAACCCAATTATCTGACAGTCTGTGCAGCAAATAACATTACTAACGCACATAGTTGTAGCTTTAGATATTTGGATAGTGTATAGTTACCTCTTGTTTGTGGTTTTAACTTTTAATATTTCTTGAAAAGCTGACGGGTCAGTCGGCTTTCTGAGACTTCATTGGTCCATTAGCTTTAAAATAAGAAGCTACTTAGCATCTGTATACGTGGTAGTGTTTGATTTTCTGACGGCAGGTGGTAGCTGCTGTTCAGCTACCTTTACTGCAGGTTAATTGTGATAATGATTAACTTCAAAACTTGGGATGCCAAAAGAAGCATCATGGATGATtggataaaatgacctttttgcTGTTTAGTTTTCTAACAGCACATCTGTATTTCAAATGTCAAAGCTTTTTGACCACATACTCCTCATGAAGTCTACCTAATatctttattataaaataatttctctAGGTAACATGAACATAGCCTAAAGATGCCTCCCCAGCGTGCTCCCATTATTTGCATGCTGCTGTACTGCATTGCTCAGCTTTCACATGCAGCAACGTGTTCTTCATCCGTCCTTCATCTGTTTCCCCTCCAGAGTATCCAAGTCCAAAATGGTGCGAGCAGCCTTAGTGACTGTCACCAGTCTGGCGTTGACTGGGGCGGTTGTGGCACATGCTTACTTCCTCAAACACCAGTTTTACCCGACTGTGGTCTACCTCACTAAGAGCAGTCCCAGCATGGCGGTAAGATTGGGGTGAAAATGAAGTCACGTTTTATTTTTCCGCATAATTTTAATCCTTAAATTTTCCTTTCGGTTCTGGTATCAGGTGTTGTACATTCAAGCATTTGTGCTGGTGTTTCTGCTGGGAAAGTTCATGAGGAaggttttttttggtcagttAAGAGCTGCAGAAATGGAGGTAAAGTTACCTTTATGTTCAGTTGATTCATTGTGACATATCTGATTTAGAATTTAATGCACAGTGTTAGTAATACTGCTCAGACTCATTTGTTGATATGCATTTGCATGTTCTTTCCTGGCTACCCTCAGCATCTCATCGAACGCTCGTGGTACGCTGTGACCGAGACGTGCCTGGCTTTCACTGTGTTCAGGGATGATTTCTCCCCTCGCTTCGTCGCCCTCTTCACCCTCCTGCTCTTCCTTAAGTGCTTCCACTGGCTGGCTGAGGACCGGGTGGACTTTGTGAGTGATGAACGAGAAATCGCTTCCTCATCTTACACAGTGCACATAAAACATACTCCACTGCATCCTGTACAGTACATTGCTTAAAGGTAGAAAGGAAGTGTGAGGCAGAGGGTGGAACAGATGGGGTGTGTGGTTAAGGGGGTTTAGCACAGTTAATTTTGTTATTAGAGATTTTAAAGCTGATCATTTTGGTACAAATTAAACGTAAAGAGCCTTTAGGTGTTGTGAACTGCAGAATCGAGAGCAAAGTAGAATACAGATTCAAGTAATAATTTTCAatcttcttttttctgtcagaTGGAGCGGAGTCCAAACATATCGTGGGTTTTTCACTTGAGAGTTTTATGTAAGTAGATATTACCAGTGCAGCTGGATTTCATTCATACCACACTGCTGTGCTAGCTCTCCTTTTACCTTTCATTTCTCCTTTTGTGTTTCTCCGTTTGTGACGTAGATCTTTAGCTAAATGAAACTATATGCAAATCTTTCTTATTTGCGCTAGAGGCCAGCTGCTCCAGTTTATGTATAAGCCCTGAACACTAGAGTGGCTAAGACTAACAGACTATACTATACTAACAGTTTTCTGAACACTGCAGGAGAAGCTGTTCTGTTAAAAAGAGACCCATTGCTCACattccagctccatattcttATTCTCAGACtatactagagtagctttgaatgatacacagttcagaattTTTATCATATCCTGGCCTTTCTGTAGCCCCATAATTGAACCTCTTTCTCAAACTGTTTTAGCTCCGTCCCCCTCATCCCTAATTCAACTTTCTTATTGGCTGGGTAGAGCTGCTGTGCTTTACAGCCAGAGTTAGCCAGAGCCTTGTGCCTCAGATGCCATAAGGATTTTTACTCTTTGTGACATCATGCAGAGTCAAGagttgggaaaaaaaactgaataaatgaatgtttgGAGCCATCTGAAGTTTGAGCTTTTAGTTCAAAGGAATTATTTATACTTACtctgaactcttttttttttttttaatatgttgaCAGGTGTAATATGTGCTTTCACCATTATAACAGCATATACACTGTAtgtgcaaaagtattgggcTGCACCTCTAAATCTTTGAATTATGGTGTTttagtcccattgccacaggttagaaaaccaagcacctagccatCCAGTCTGCCTTTACAGACATTTGTGAAAGAGCTCAGTGGATTAGAGCATGGtacagtaataggatgccacAGATGCAAGATAACATGACATTTTTTctctcctagatattccaccaTCAACTGTAAATGGTATGGTAAATGGCAAAGTGGAAGCCTTTAGGAATcacagctcagccatgaagtggcagaccacatgaaggttgctgagtgctgaggtgcatagtgtgtAAAAGTTACCAACATTCTGCTGACTCACTAACTACatagttccaaacctcctctggtgttaacatcagcacaaaaactgggAGCATCATGGTATGGGTTTCCGtggccaagcagctcctgtaggtgtaatgtatAGGCAGCCTActatgtgacagaaaataaggaaaagagtccctttaaattatttttaatgcccATTATTGACTAAAGCTAATGACTTGTTGTTACAAACTTCTGTAAGTGAATACCAGGCAGTTTGTAGCTCTGTCAGGGTGATAGGTTTCCTGAAGCAAATCCAGCAAACGCttatcatttttctttcatctttacTAACCTTTGGCAAACCCCAAGCAGAAAAGCTGGTTAGGAAAACACTGATACATGATGCTTTACTTTCTGCAGCTCTCATGGGACTGCTGGGTGTCatggacttcctgtttgtcaacCATGCCTGTCACAGCATCATCACCCGAGGAGCTTCAGTCCAGCTCGTGTTTGGATTTGAGGTTTGTCGTGCTCGACTGGAGCTGAATTTGAACTGTGTAAACATAAAGTCAGTTTAACACATCTTTGGTTTGGTTGAATCAGATTCCCTTCTCGACCTTTTTTCACATCAGCCATTTTAATATGAAATAGTGGGTAGACACAGGTTCTGTTCAGTTTAGGACCAGAGCTTTAATGAACAGGATCATCAACATCTgtgctttctctctgtttatgtAGTAATGGTTGTTGAGAAATGAGTCTGTTGACTCTGAGGTATTTTTACACTGTTCAGATTTGAACCAAGTGCTGCCAGCCTCTCACTTTCCTTCTGTTGCGCCATGATAGAAATAATAGATCTCTTTACCTGATATATACACACAGCAATAGAAACAAAAGTATGCATTGTTCTTATTTTATGTTCTCTTCAGTATGCCATCCTGCTGACCATGGTCCTGACAACCTTCATCAAGTATATTCTGCACACTATTGACCTGCAGAGTGAAAACCCCTGGGATAACAAGGCTGTCTATATGCTCTACACGGACCTCTTCACAGGTGCTGTGTTCAGTTGAGGTTCAAAATGTGGAATGCTGGAATTATTCTGGAATTATGgcctttttttcttgctgtggtGGCAGGTATACTGAAATGTTATTTTGGGATGTATTCCAGGTGTGGTCAAAGTGTTCTTGTACATTGCCTTCATGACCATCATGATAAAAGTccacactttccctctgtttGCAATCCGGCCCATGTATTTGGCTATGAGGTGAGCGACTCTTTTGCTTCTATGTTTGAATTATGATCAGAatcttaattttgttttgtttttttaactgttggTCTCTGATGTTGGGTTTTAtacacagcctttttttttttttaaggagtaCTTTCTTAAGTCATTTTGAACAAACCTGCATGAGACCCAGTTATTgaattacagtgtgtgtgtgtgtgtgtgtgtgtgtgtgtgtgtatattatatatatatatatatatatatatatatatatatatatatatatatatatatatatattatattatatatatatatatatatatatatatatataatattatatattatatatatatactctatctatataatatatatatatatacgatCTCTCCTATctataatctctctctctctctctctatctctctcatCTCACTCTATCTATCTAATCTATCTCatctctatctatatatatctatctctaTTATATAAGGTAGAATTACGTTGGACTCATTTGAAAACCTTTAACAGTTTTGGTGTTACCAGGAACAGGGGCGACACCAGAGAGGCAGTGGAAATAACAAAGTCAAGTTACCATGACAATGACCAAATTCCTGCTTGAGTAGTTTTACGTGTCAGGGGTCCAATTATCTTTGTAAAAAATTGGACTATGGGGACTGCAGCCACTAATTTTCAGCCCATTTCCAGTTTTATGCCTATTGCCTCTTAACTGACTACCAGTAACATTCCTACTAATTATTAGAATTGTGccaaactgtaatttccccTGAGTGTACAACGAAATAAATTctgaaaagagaggaaaaatcaTGATGCTCTTTTTAAAAGTGAGCTATTATGCTTTCTTTATTTTGCCATATTTATATACTGTTATACTGGcaaatgttcatattaaacatggccaaagtttcaatcccaaaataatccctgtgagcAGAAACTCGGGCTTcatgcagttttgttttgttttgtttgttttttccctacTCTTGGGTCAGTGTCAGTGGGAGCAGTATCCAAGTCAGGGTAGAGGATATGCtcacaggcacacagctctggctgtgagcacagcagcccCAGCCGCCTGCTGTTCAAAAGTTCTGCTTGTGAGGGGCGGACAAGAAGAAAGTTGGTGTAAAAGGAGGGGAGCATGTTttagacagtggatgaactgaggtgctgcgccaaggcccagtataagaaaaaaaaagtattattttaaactgtgactCATTCAAAGCTCTAGGGagagtacaaaaacaaaaagtagagtccaagaatagaAATTCTCTTTCATCTTTATCTAAACCAATTAGATAACtagtaaaaaaaagagaactagACAATCAAATGATCTAATAAAGGAGACTTGCTGCTTTGCCCtcaattaaaatgttgtttCACATTCTAACCTTTATTGCACTACATGATATCACTGAATATTATACATgtgttctgatttttttttttttttttttttttttttgtctttgcaggCAGTTCAAAAAAGCTGTAACAGATGCTGTAATGTCCCGGAGAGCCATCCGCAACATGAATACACTGTATGTACACCTCTGCTTTGTATATGTGAAATCAATCCATCCaacacttcttttcttttttttccccgtaTTCACAAAATATTCACTGGAGTCATCAAATTCTCATTTGATGGAAAGGGATGACTACTGTCTGGATGCAAATTAATGTCCATACTTACTATAATAATAAACACAGTAACCTCATCAGAATTGGGAGCTAGAGTTGATGTAGATGTTTAATCTTTAGCTTGGGATATTTGTAAGCAGACAGACAGTATGAGCCAAAATGATGGCATGACTAATGTCCTCCTGCCAGAAACACTGTTCACCTCTCCTTTCTGTCTGCGATCAGATACCCTGATGCTACTCCTGAAGATCTGCAGGCCTCAGACAACGTCTGCATCATCTGTCGAGAGGAAATGGTCACTGGAGCCAAGAAATTACCTTGTAATCACATTTTTCACTCCAGGTAAGTTCTGTGGTAAAAGGTCTGAATCAGCAGGAAAGATTGTAGCctgtgcagaaaaacaaacagatgtcaGCCATGGTCAGCGTTAAACACAACACCTgtatttaaacagaaaaaggGTTGATGTGGCAGATTGAACGTGACTTAAAAGCAGATCCTGTGCTactgctttgtgttttaaaggctcccttttgtttttgtactcTCCACCTCCCAGCTGCCTGCGCTCTTGGTTCCAGAGGCAGCAGACTTGTCCTACCTGCCGCATGGACGTCCTCCGAGCTACGAATAACAACCAGGCTCCGGCTCCACCCCAAGCACCGCCTCCTGCCCCGGCAGCACCTGCCAACGCCCCTGCGGCCCAGCCACCTAATGGTGAGAGTAAACATAAGACCATGTGATCACAGGCCCCCACTTGCTTTTAGTGGTAGATGAGGGTTACCCACAGCCAAGTTGTCATCAGTGCAGAGCATCTGTAATGTGGGTGCCCTCAGCTTGAAAGGAGCCACTGGATAAAATTAAACTCGAGTGCAAAATTGGATTTAAAGCAACTTATCCAACGTGGCACATGAGAGTTTAAACTGagagtttagttttatttcaccAAGGcacatttagctttttttttttattggtacCTTCATACCAATGCTATCAGGGACTGTTCATTGTCTTTACGTACCTAAGTGGCTATAACATTTTATTCGAATGACAGATCTTCTTTCTAGAAAAATTAGTTACCACATGCTTTTCAATTTGGAGTAACTAGTTCAGAAATCTTTGTTCTCTGTGCTAATTACATGGCACTCAGACCTTAGTTGGACCTCTT
The sequence above is a segment of the Archocentrus centrarchus isolate MPI-CPG fArcCen1 chromosome 10, fArcCen1, whole genome shotgun sequence genome. Coding sequences within it:
- the syvn1 gene encoding E3 ubiquitin-protein ligase synoviolin, which encodes MVRAALVTVTSLALTGAVVAHAYFLKHQFYPTVVYLTKSSPSMAVLYIQAFVLVFLLGKFMRKVFFGQLRAAEMEHLIERSWYAVTETCLAFTVFRDDFSPRFVALFTLLLFLKCFHWLAEDRVDFMERSPNISWVFHLRVLSLMGLLGVMDFLFVNHACHSIITRGASVQLVFGFEYAILLTMVLTTFIKYILHTIDLQSENPWDNKAVYMLYTDLFTGVVKVFLYIAFMTIMIKVHTFPLFAIRPMYLAMRQFKKAVTDAVMSRRAIRNMNTLYPDATPEDLQASDNVCIICREEMVTGAKKLPCNHIFHSSCLRSWFQRQQTCPTCRMDVLRATNNNQAPAPPQAPPPAPAAPANAPAAQPPNVAPGMLPGFPPGIFPFWGPFPAVPPPAAAAPAPGATDAPQSSTEATQTPSTTQPTASTADAAAAAAAPGSAVPGFPFSFPPPPFPAAPWLPMPPPPPFVSSMPPPPPSLSRLSEEELRELEAEGRRGLEARLQCLQNIHTLLDAAMLNIHHYLSTVATLTPPRTEGSTGEASGTNQTASSSTAGSNTGSHSTEKDSSVSNQGSGATVSSQPADSTSSASGAERKEKMDEGAEDGEDGEPNAAELRRRRLRKLETAASSSPPPPPDN